The following is a genomic window from Halobacterium sp. R2-5.
ACGACGCCGTGCGGCCGCGCGTCGAGACGGTCGCCGGCGACGACGAACACGGCTCGGCGTACCTCTCGCTTCGCGCGCTCGACGTACTCCGCGACGAGGCCGCACTCGCCACCGACGACGGCGGCTGGCCGGCGGTCGCCGACACCGCCCGCCGGCTCCGAGAAGCGAAGGCCGGGATGGCGGTCGTCCGGAATCGCGTGAACCGCGTGATGGCGACTGCCGGCCGCACGGCCGACAGCGTCGAAGCGATAGCCCGCGAGGTCGCCGACGAGGCCGTCGATGCGGACGCCCGCGCAGCGAGCGAGGCGGCAGCCGAACTCGACGGCCTCGGCGCGGACGCGGTGTTCACGCTCTCGTGCTCCGGGACCGTCGCGGCTGCGCTCCGCGACGCGGACCCGGAGCGAGTGCTCGTCGCCGAATCCCGTCCGGGCGCCGAGGGCGTCGGCGTCGCCGAAGCTTTCGCCGAGGATTTCGACGTGACGCTCACGACCGACGCCAACGTTCCCGCAGTCGTCGCAGAGGCCGACGCGGTGCTCGTCGGCGCCGACGCCGTCTTCCCGGACGGCCGTGTCGTCAACAAGGTCGGCACGCGCGCCGCCGCGCTCGCCGCACGCGACGCCGACGTTCCCATTTTCGTCGTCTGTGCCTCGGACAAGATCACTCCGGAGCCGCTGCCAGTCGAAGACGGGAATCCGGAGTCGCTCTACGACGGCGACGCACCGCTCGACGTCCGCAATCCCGTCTTCGAGGTCGTCCCCGGGCGTCTCGTCGACGGCGTCGTCACCGAACACGGGCGACTCGACTCCGGGGACGTAGCGCGGGCCGCAGAGGAGCACCGTAGCTGGGCGGACTGGGAGTGAAAGGCTCTTCTCCCGGGAGTCCCTACCACGCTCTCGGGCGACGGTGACGAGGAGTTACCCCCTCCGAGCCCCTTGTGACGAGGACTTTCTCCCGAGTCGCCCGCCTCGACGCGAGCCAGCGACAGCTATGGCTTGCAGGCGGCGTGCGCGTCCGCGAGCCGGTCCGCCGCCGTTCCGCGTCCGCCGGCCCGCGGCGACTGTCAGGTCACGCGCTCGGTTGGTCTCGTTTTCCCACTTGAACCTGCGCAGCCGACGAGCTAGCATTCGCGGCGCGAGTGGTCCAACGGACCCGAGCGCCGGGATTCTCTGCGCGAGCGAACAGAGTGAGCGAGCGCAGGCCGAGGAGCGACCACCGGGAGCGACGCTGGCTTTTGGCCGAGCTTTTGCCGAGCGAGCGGCTTCCGGCCGCTCGCGCAGCGCAAAAGGTCGCTTAGAAGAACTTCTTGAGGTCGTCGCGTTTTGCGGCTTCGAGGTGGGTTCGGACGGCGTCGTCGAAGGGGTCAGTGCGACCGTGTTTGGCGGCGATGGGGGCGATGGTGTCCTGCCACTGCTTCCAGGGCGGGTGGAGGCCGAGGCGGTCGGCGATGTCGTCGAGGCGTTCGTCGCGGTCGTCGACTTTGTCCATCTTGTTGACAGCGACGACGGGCGTGATGCCGAGGTCTTCGAGGAGGTAGAACAGTTCGACGACGTGGGGGATCTCCTCGTCGCCGGAGTGGCGGTCGATGATGTCGACGGCGGCTTTGCCGTCGAGGACGAGCACGCCGACCATGATGTCGTCGGCGTTGTCCTCGAGGTAGCGGACGACGTCGGTCTTGATGCGTTCGCGGACGTCGTCGTCGACGCCGGACATGAAGCCGAAGCCGGGGAGGTCGGTGACGACGAAGTCGTCGCTGGCCCAGTCGAAGTGATTCGGCTTGCGGGTGACGCCGGGCTTCTGGCCGGTCGCGACGCTGTGGCCGGTGATCTCACGCATGAGCGTGGATTTGCCGACGTTCGACCGCCCGACGAGGACGATCTCGTCGCTGCGGTCCGGGCGGGTGTCGAACATACCGCTCGTAGCCGGCGGGCGGGGTTAAGTGCGGCGTCCGGGGGCGCTCAAACGCGGGTTTGACTCTGAGCGAGGTTGAAGGTGGGCGGCGTCGTAGTCGTGTGTGTGATGCGACAGCAAACACTCGTGCTCGCGGTCCTCGGTACCGCCCTCCTGGTGACCGCTGGCGTCGCCGGCGCCTTGACCTTCGGTAGCGGGCCGGCGACGGCGGGTCAGGCAGCGCCGTCCGACCAGTCGATCACCGTCTCTGCGGACGGCGAGGTGGAGGCCGAGCCCGACCAGGCGCTCGTACGCGTCGCGGTGACGGCTACTGGAAACGACTCGACCGCGGTCCGGAGCGAGATCGCCGAGCGCTCCGCGGCGATGCAGTCGGCGCTCGAGGAGTACGGCATCTCGGAGGAGAACGTCCGCACCGTGCACTTCACCATCCGACAGGAGCGCGAGCGGACGCCCGAAGGCGGCGTGGAGCGCGGCCAGTACGTCGGCACGCACGCGTTCGAGATTACGGTCGAGGACACTGACGCAGCCGGCGAGGTCGTGGACGTGGCCGTGGACAACGGCGCGGACCGCGTCGACGGCGTCTCGTTCACGCTCTCCGACGAGAAGCGCGAGTCCCTCTACCAGGACGCGCTGACGGCGGCGATGGGGAACGCGGAGACGCGCGCGGAGACGCTCGCCGACGCCGGCGACCTGTCGGTGACCGCCACGCACAGCATCGTCTCGGCGGACACGAACTACCGTCCGTACCACGTGGAGTCGGCGTCCTTCGCGGCTGATTCGGGCAGCGCGGGCGGTGGCACGTCGGTCCAGTCCGGCCCGGTCACCGTCACCGCTGACGTCCGCGTGACGTACAACGCGACGGTCGCCTGACTCGGCCCGCGCCTGAACGCTTTTCTTTCGTCCCCGTCAACGCGGAGTCGTGCGACTCGTACAGGCGACGGTCCCGACGGGGAAACGTGAGGCCGTGCTCGCGGCGCTCGACGACGAGGGGATCGACTACGTGGTCAGCGACGAGACCAGCGGCGGCGACTACAACGCCGTCGTCCACTTCCCGATACCGACGGAGGGCGTCGAGGACGCCCTGGAGGCGCTCCGGTCGGCGGGGCTCTCCGAGAACGCCTACACGGTGGTGTTGAACGCGGAGACGGTCGTCTCACGGCACTTCGACGATCTCGAAGAGCGCTACGCCGAAGACGAGGACAACGGCGACACCATCGCGCGCGAGGAACTGGTCGCACGTGCCAGGGACCTCGCGCCCTCCATCCGGACGTACGTCGTGCTGACGCTCGTGAGCACGATTATCGCGACCGCGGGTCTGCTACTGGACTCGCCGGCGACGGTGGTCGGGTCGATGGTCATCGCGCCACTGCTGGGGCCGGCGATGTCCGCGAGCGTGGGCACCGTCGTCGACGACGAGGACCTGTTCCGGCGGGGCGTCTACCTCCAGCTGGTCGGCGTCGCGCTCTCCGTGCTGGGCGCGGCGGCGTTCGCGTTCTTCGTGAAGTCCACGAACGTCGTGCCGCCGGGACTGGACGTGCTGTCGCTGTCGGAGGTCAGCGAGCGCCTGCGGCCGGACTTCCTCTCGCTGGTGGTCGCGCTCGGCGCGGGCGTCGCGGGCGCGTTCAGCCTGATGACGGGGGTGTCGTCGGCGCTCGTCGGCGTCGCCATCGCCGTCGCGTTGATTCCGCCGGCGGCCGCCGTCGGTATCGGAGTCGCGTGGGGCGTCCCGACGCTCGCCGTCGGGTCCAGTGTGCTCGTCATGGTGAACGTCCTCTCCATCAACCTCGCCGCGCTCGTCGTGCTGTGGTACACCGGCTACCGCCCGCAGCGGTTCTTCGAGGTGGGGCAGGCGCGCTCCGCGCTCGTGAAGCGTGGCGCCACGCTCGCCGTCGCTATCGTCGTGCTGTCGGCGTTCCTCGGCGGCGTCACGTACACGTCGTTCCAGTCCGCGAGCACCGAGCAGGCGGTCAACGACGCCGCGACGGACGTCCTCGAAGGGGCCGCGTACCCGGAGGCGACGCTGCTCGAGACGAGCTACGAGTACGAGCAGGGTCTGATCGAGCGCGAACCCCAGCGCGTCGTCGTCACCGTCGGCGTGCCGCCCGGCACCGAGTACCCGGCGCTCTACAGTGCGCTTGCCGAACGAATCAACGCCACCACGAGTACGGACCTCGAACTGGAGCTCCGGTACGTCTACCGCGAGACTCCGGACTGACTACTCCTCGTGGGGGAGTTTGGGCTCGTAGCCGACCGCTTCGACCGCGGCGTCCAGCGTCTCCTGGACGCCCTCGCCGTTCTCGACGCTCATGTAGCAGTCCGCTTCGACGGCCTCCGAGAGGTCGGCCTTGTTGCAGACCGTGACCAGCGGCACGTCGTCGAACTGGGCGGCGACCTCCGCGCGGAGCGCGCGCTGGTCGTCGAGCTCGTAGCCGCAGGTCTCGCTGGCGTCGAGGAAGAACAGGATGACGTCGCCGGCGTGCGCGAGCGCCGAGACCGCCTGGTTCTCGATCTCGTTGCGCTCGTCGGCCGGCCGGTCGAGCAGCCCGGGCGTGTCGACGATCTGCCAGCGCACGCGCTCGACGTCGAGGTGGCCGACCTCGATGCCCTTCGTCGTGAACGGGTACTCGGCGGTCTCGATGTTCGCCGTCGAGACCTCGTTGGCGAACGACGACTTCCCGACGTTCGGGTAGCCCGCGACGACGATGGTCGGGTCGTCGGGGTCGATCTCGGGGAGACCCTTCAGCGCGTCGCGGGCGCGGCCGACGGCGTCGAGGTCGTCCTCGATCTGGTCCATCACGGAGCCCATGCGCGCGAACCCCTGCTTGCGCACCTTCCGCATCGAGTCCGTGTCGCCGCGCGGGAGCTTCCCGATGTACTCGCGGCCGAGGTCGTGGGTCTTGTTCGCAGCCCACGAGATCTCGGAGAGGTGCTGGCGGAGCGCGTCCACGCCGCGGTCGTCGTCGAACTCCCGGCGCAGCACGGCGTCCGCGAGCTCGTAGTAGAACGGGTCGACGGTGTCGAAGTCCGGCCACGCCGTCACGACGTTGCGGAGGTTGTCCCCGAGGATGTTCGAGGACGTCTGGAGCATCGACTCCTGGGCTTCGTAGCCGCCCTTCGCCCGTCCCGCCCGCGCCGCCCGCGAGAACGCCTTGTCGAGGAGCTCCTCCGACGTCGGTGTCGTCGGGAGGTTCTCGAAAATCATACCGTCGAGTAG
Proteins encoded in this region:
- a CDS encoding NOG1 family protein, with the protein product MIFENLPTTPTSEELLDKAFSRAARAGRAKGGYEAQESMLQTSSNILGDNLRNVVTAWPDFDTVDPFYYELADAVLRREFDDDRGVDALRQHLSEISWAANKTHDLGREYIGKLPRGDTDSMRKVRKQGFARMGSVMDQIEDDLDAVGRARDALKGLPEIDPDDPTIVVAGYPNVGKSSFANEVSTANIETAEYPFTTKGIEVGHLDVERVRWQIVDTPGLLDRPADERNEIENQAVSALAHAGDVILFFLDASETCGYELDDQRALRAEVAAQFDDVPLVTVCNKADLSEAVEADCYMSVENGEGVQETLDAAVEAVGYEPKLPHEE
- a CDS encoding SIMPL domain-containing protein (The SIMPL domain is named for its presence in mouse protein SIMPL (signalling molecule that associates with mouse pelle-like kinase). Bacterial member BP26, from Brucella, was shown to assemble into a channel-like structure, while YggE from E. coli has been associated with resistance to oxidative stress.); amino-acid sequence: MRQQTLVLAVLGTALLVTAGVAGALTFGSGPATAGQAAPSDQSITVSADGEVEAEPDQALVRVAVTATGNDSTAVRSEIAERSAAMQSALEEYGISEENVRTVHFTIRQERERTPEGGVERGQYVGTHAFEITVEDTDAAGEVVDVAVDNGADRVDGVSFTLSDEKRESLYQDALTAAMGNAETRAETLADAGDLSVTATHSIVSADTNYRPYHVESASFAADSGSAGGGTSVQSGPVTVTADVRVTYNATVA
- the engB gene encoding GTP-binding protein EngB, with the translated sequence MFDTRPDRSDEIVLVGRSNVGKSTLMREITGHSVATGQKPGVTRKPNHFDWASDDFVVTDLPGFGFMSGVDDDVRERIKTDVVRYLEDNADDIMVGVLVLDGKAAVDIIDRHSGDEEIPHVVELFYLLEDLGITPVVAVNKMDKVDDRDERLDDIADRLGLHPPWKQWQDTIAPIAAKHGRTDPFDDAVRTHLEAAKRDDLKKFF
- a CDS encoding TIGR00341 family protein, translating into MRLVQATVPTGKREAVLAALDDEGIDYVVSDETSGGDYNAVVHFPIPTEGVEDALEALRSAGLSENAYTVVLNAETVVSRHFDDLEERYAEDEDNGDTIAREELVARARDLAPSIRTYVVLTLVSTIIATAGLLLDSPATVVGSMVIAPLLGPAMSASVGTVVDDEDLFRRGVYLQLVGVALSVLGAAAFAFFVKSTNVVPPGLDVLSLSEVSERLRPDFLSLVVALGAGVAGAFSLMTGVSSALVGVAIAVALIPPAAAVGIGVAWGVPTLAVGSSVLVMVNVLSINLAALVVLWYTGYRPQRFFEVGQARSALVKRGATLAVAIVVLSAFLGGVTYTSFQSASTEQAVNDAATDVLEGAAYPEATLLETSYEYEQGLIEREPQRVVVTVGVPPGTEYPALYSALAERINATTSTDLELELRYVYRETPD
- a CDS encoding initiation factor 2B, with translation MPTHVVTVFLRNGTDVLLLRRSDDVGSYPGQWGAVAGHAEGDPDTQARVEITEETGLDDAASLVRRGDSFEVRDPEHGTWVVHPYLFDCATREVDPNWETATYEWVPATGIRERETVPELWASYDAVRPRVETVAGDDEHGSAYLSLRALDVLRDEAALATDDGGWPAVADTARRLREAKAGMAVVRNRVNRVMATAGRTADSVEAIAREVADEAVDADARAASEAAAELDGLGADAVFTLSCSGTVAAALRDADPERVLVAESRPGAEGVGVAEAFAEDFDVTLTTDANVPAVVAEADAVLVGADAVFPDGRVVNKVGTRAAALAARDADVPIFVVCASDKITPEPLPVEDGNPESLYDGDAPLDVRNPVFEVVPGRLVDGVVTEHGRLDSGDVARAAEEHRSWADWE